Proteins encoded by one window of Kribbella flavida DSM 17836:
- a CDS encoding GOLPH3/VPS74 family protein: MTQYDEPTLAEDLLLLLFQPSSGTIAGENTLFYALGGAVLADLALQGHVTVDESSGGKLATAGNEPPADPALRSAWDYIDEKQRRVQTVLAAIGPALRQPLLQRLIDRGDLTQVQRKTLLVFTTTALQEGGNGRRAELLAAVRGALVDGGEPTARVAALAALISGSGTLPQFHREIPWNSAVISRAKELERGNWGAGAAAEAVTRTVTATVVNNVVIAAAVRPPT, from the coding sequence ATGACCCAGTACGACGAGCCGACCCTGGCCGAGGACCTCCTGCTCCTGCTCTTCCAGCCCAGCTCCGGCACCATCGCGGGCGAGAACACGCTGTTCTACGCGCTCGGAGGAGCAGTGCTCGCCGACCTCGCGCTGCAGGGACACGTGACCGTGGACGAATCGTCCGGAGGCAAGCTGGCGACGGCCGGGAACGAACCCCCGGCCGATCCTGCCCTGCGTTCGGCCTGGGACTACATCGACGAGAAGCAGCGCCGGGTCCAGACCGTTCTCGCGGCGATCGGCCCAGCGTTGCGTCAGCCGTTGCTCCAGCGTCTGATCGACCGCGGTGACCTCACACAGGTTCAGCGCAAGACGTTGCTCGTGTTCACCACGACAGCGCTGCAAGAGGGCGGCAACGGGCGACGGGCCGAACTGCTCGCCGCCGTACGGGGCGCGCTCGTGGACGGCGGCGAGCCGACTGCCCGCGTCGCCGCGCTGGCAGCCCTGATCTCGGGTAGCGGCACGCTGCCCCAGTTCCACCGCGAGATCCCCTGGAACTCCGCGGTCATCTCGCGCGCCAAGGAGCTCGAGCGGGGGAACTGGGGCGCCGGAGCGGCCGCCGAGGCCGTGACCCGCACCGTGACCGCAACCGTCGTCAACAACGTGGTGATCGCGGCCGCCGTGCGGCCGCCCACCTGA
- a CDS encoding ABC transporter permease: protein MFDIALSELAQTFRNRSVLITSFFMPVAASAFFIWRREIFASLGHGFIAALVVFTIAAFGLYAGAVTSLAARRQNLFLKRLRSTSAGDAGILVGMVLPGTVLAVIQTTLVLVVLAVVTDRPSDLVLVVFGSLLVVAMMLGLGLATAGVTRSPEHAQVTTLPISLGVIAIVNWVAITGPEQLTALKRLLPGGAATELLTRAWDGGVPGGDVLLLVAPTLGWVAVSAALALKYFQWEPRR from the coding sequence ATGTTCGACATCGCGCTGAGCGAACTCGCTCAGACCTTCCGCAACCGATCGGTGCTGATCACCAGCTTCTTCATGCCGGTGGCAGCCAGCGCGTTCTTCATCTGGCGCCGCGAGATCTTCGCGAGCCTCGGCCACGGGTTCATCGCCGCCCTGGTGGTCTTCACCATCGCTGCCTTCGGGCTGTACGCCGGCGCCGTGACCTCCTTGGCCGCACGCCGGCAGAACCTGTTCCTCAAGCGACTGCGGTCGACCTCGGCCGGCGACGCCGGGATCCTGGTCGGCATGGTCCTGCCGGGCACGGTCCTGGCGGTGATCCAGACGACCCTGGTCCTCGTCGTACTCGCGGTCGTGACCGACCGGCCCAGTGATCTCGTGCTGGTGGTGTTCGGCTCGCTGCTCGTGGTCGCCATGATGCTCGGCTTGGGGCTGGCGACGGCAGGCGTGACCCGCTCCCCCGAGCATGCGCAGGTGACAACGCTGCCGATCAGTCTGGGCGTGATCGCGATCGTGAACTGGGTCGCGATCACCGGCCCCGAGCAGCTCACCGCCCTGAAGCGCCTGCTTCCCGGCGGCGCGGCCACCGAGCTCCTCACCCGGGCGTGGGACGGCGGAGTGCCCGGCGGCGACGTCCTGCTTCTCGTCGCACCGACGCTGGGCTGGGTGGCCGTCTCGGCCGCTCTGGCGCTGAAGTACTTCCAGTGGGAGCCGCGCCGCTGA